Proteins encoded in a region of the Cheilinus undulatus linkage group 8, ASM1832078v1, whole genome shotgun sequence genome:
- the tuft1a gene encoding tuftelin 1a → MNGVTRSLCTFEDIRSQEYGDGCRRLRLTLHNQSPTERSREQHRDKPIGRAFALVQPPINRTSLTPEPVKSTEEQVEVIKVYLEARKQEQQKHDQSLKMLSDEVSQIQEVRYCLKTLREQMAAKSKPHTNGWKVGVPFKKSSSTSKAGPKADGQDADEEAERNKLREVSKRLYAQLQEAEKKHQEEKEKLQAEGSMLREHLSSQEQKLKIAEEVNEKKDQRIEELQRLLGGMEQESATLREAIRNREEELRELQKLREEGQKGDLRAEQLEKEVAVLKEKIHHLDDMLKCQQRKVRHMIEQLQNSRMVIQERDRVIKDLEEKVAFLEAENREMHDQMDYFLGGQRSNSYLSSERNPQIVYSRPLKPSTSSSKPLPFIKVIEIKS, encoded by the exons atgaacgGAGTGACGAGAAGTCTGTGCACGTTCGAAGACATCAGAAGTCAAGAATATGGG GACGGGTGCAGGAGACTGCGGCTCACACTTCACAACCAGAGCCCAAcggagaggagcagagagcagCACAGGGATAAG CCTATCGGACGAGCTTTTGCACTGGTGCAGCCGCCCATCAACAGGACATCTCTGACTCCAGAGCCGGTCAAATCTACAGAGGAGCAGGTGGAAGTTATCAAG GTTTATTTAGAGGCACGCAAACAAGAGCAGCAGAAGCACGATCAGAGCCTGAAGATGCTGTCGGATGAAGTTTCACAGATACAGGAG GTGAGGTACTGCCTGAAGACACTGAGGGAGCAGATGGCAGCCAAAAGCAAG CCCCACACAAATGGGTGGAAAGTTGGTGTTCCCTTTAAAAAGAGCTCATCCACTTCCAAAGCTGGACCTAAAGCTGATGGGCAG GACGCAGATGAAGAAGCAGAGAGAAACAAGCTGAGGGAGGTCAGTAAGCGCTTGTATGCACAGCTCCAGGAGGCAGAAAAGAAGCACcaagaggagaaagagaagcTTCAG GCTGAAGGCAGCATGCTGAGGGAGCATTTGAGCAGCCAAGAGCAGAAGTTAAAGATTGCAGAAGAAGTCAACGAGAAGAAAGACCAGCGCATagaggagctgcagaggctGCTTGGAGGGATGGAGCAGGAGAGTGCCACTCTGAGAGAAGCCATCCGCAACCGGGAGGAGGAACTACGTGAGCTGCAAAAGCTGAGAGAGGAGGGCCAGAAAGGGGACCTGAG GGCAGAGCAGCTGGAGAAGGAGGTGGCTGTTCTCAAAGAAAAGATCCACCATCTGGACGACATGCTGAAATGCCAGCAGAGGAAAGTCAGACACATGATTGAGCAG CTCCAGAACTCTCGCATGGTGATCCAGGAGAGGGACCGTGTGATCAAAGACCTAGAGGAGAAAGTGGCTTTCTTAGAGGCGGAG AACCGAGAGATGCATGACCAGATGGACTACTTCCTGGGAGGGCAGAGGTCAAATTCTTACCTTTCATCAGAACGCAACCCCCAGATTGTCTACAG